The following proteins are co-located in the Tetrapisispora phaffii CBS 4417 chromosome 4, complete genome genome:
- the RPC40 gene encoding DNA-directed RNA polymerase core subunit RPC40 (similar to Saccharomyces cerevisiae RPC40 (YPR110C); ancestral locus Anc_3.428), whose product MSNIVGIEYNRVTNTTSTDFPGNYQSEGLEWDVEKFRESFDIHISSLTEKEANFDLVHIDTSIANAFRRIMIAEVPSVAAEYVYFMNNTSVIQDEVLAHRIGLIPLRVDPDKLSWIDSELPDEEKFTDENTIVITLDAKCTRNPDAPKDATDPKVLYRNAHVYARDLKFEPQGKQAELFADQPVEAIDPDILIAKLRPGQEISLRAHCILGIGGDHAKFSPVATASYRLLPHINITSPISGESAKRFQKCFPSGVIGINDKDEAFVKDARKDTVSREVLRHEEFQNKVKLGRVRDHFVFNVESTGAMTPEEIFFKSVRILKNKAEYLKNCAISQK is encoded by the coding sequence atgtCTAATATAGTTGGTATCGAGTATAATAGAGTCACTAATACCACTTCCACCGATTTCCCTGGTAATTACCAAAGCGAAGGATTGGAATGGGACGTTGAGAAATTCAGAGAATCGTTTGatattcatatttcaaGCCTAACTGAAAAGGAAgctaattttgatttagtCCATATTGATACTTCCATTGCTAATGCTTTTCGTCGTATTATGATAGCAGAAGTTCCATCTGTCGCTGCTGAATATGTGTATTTCATGAACAATACCTCCGTTATTCAAGACGAAGTTTTGGCCCACAGAATTGGTTTAATTCCATTAAGAGTCGACCCGGATAAATTATCTTGGATTGACTCAGAACTTCCAGATGAGGAAAAATTCACCGATGAAAACACTATTGTCATCACTTTAGACGCTAAGTGTACCAGAAATCCAGATGCTCCAAAGGATGCCACTGATCCAAAAGTTCTATATAGAAACGCACATGTTTACGCCCGTGATTTGAAGTTTGAACCACAAGGTAAGCAAGCAGAATTATTTGCTGACCAACCTGTTGAGGCAATCGATCCAGATATTTTGATCGCAAAATTAAGACCGGGTCAAGAAATTTCACTAAGAGCCCACTGCATTTTGGGTATTGGTGGTGATCATGCTAAATTTTCTCCAGTTGCTACTGCCTCATACAGATTACTACCTCATATTAACATCACATCTCCAATTTCTGGTGAATCCGCAAAGAGATTCCAAAAATGTTTCCCTTCAGGTGTCATTGGTATCAACGATAAAGATGAAGCTTTTGTGAAAGATGCTAGAAAGGATACTGTTTCTAGAGAGGTTTTAAGACATGAAGAATTCCaaaataaagttaaattaGGTAGAGTAAGAGATCATTTTGTATTTAACGTCGAAAGTACCGGTGCCATGACCCCAGAAgaaattttctttaaatctgTTAGAATTTTAAAGAACAAGGCTGAATACTTAAAGAATTGTGCTATAAGCCAAAAATAG